The stretch of DNA tctcgCCCACCTTATGACCGCTAACTTCATGCGGTACAACGCAATCGATGGCCTTGTGTCGATGACAAGAGACGGCAAACTCGGAGCGGCTGTACTGGTAGCGTTCGTAATTAAGGATACGACCTACAGATCGATTGCACAGACAAGGAAGGGGACAATGTTCGGGTAAAGGTTCTTTGGCTGATCCGTGCTCCAGAAATAACCATGCATTGTGAATTAGGAGCGTAGTTCCAGGTTGGTGTCTTGCACGAAGAAGAGTGAAGTGTTAGATCAAGTCTTCAAGGGCATATGCTTTTGTTTTCAAACAAAAGGTATGACCGCGGGTGCACTTTTCATGTTTGATATTATCGGTCTTTTACCAGTAACAAGAAGAAATTACAATGACTGGCAAGTACCAGTTGCGGGTTGAATACTAAAAAGTACCATACACAGTTGAACCTGTCCTTGAGACCACTTATCAAAAGCGatcacctgcccacaacgatcACTCTCACGGATCCTGGGCGAGTTTTTCTACCATATAATTATACTAGTACCCTTTCCAAACCGACCTTTGTGTGTATAGCGCTATTTGACAGGCTCAACTGTACCAGTAAAATACCGGAAGCTTGTTAGCTggcgaacctgtctataacgaccttCCATGGGACCGACCAGCAATGggcgttatagacaggtggtcgccatGGAAATGGTGGATTAAATATACAGAACAATAACACTTGTAGGGGATCCGTTAGTGTGGTCGTTCTGGGCAGGTCGTCGTTGTGCATAGGTGGTCGCcgggacaggttcgactgtatctcCCATTGCCTATTAGCACGGTGTGTGTCATCTTGCAATAAGGCGTCTCCCGTGGACTGCAGCGCCAACAATGTCTATAACGACTATTTTGGTTctttgggtggtcgttattcACAGGTTCAACAGTACCACTAAAATACCGAAAGCTTGTTTGCTATGGAAAATACATACACTTACATTTCATACTAGCACGACGTATGTCATCTTGCAGCAAGGAGTCTCCTGTGGACTGCAGCGCCAACATGGAGGACTGGGTCTACGTCACCAACGGCACGTTCCGCATCTCGCGTCACGCCAGGCGGCTGTACGGCAAGATCACGTGCGAGTACGCCCCCCTCGTGCGCCGCGACGACTTCTCCGCCAGGCACGCCCCCCACGTCAAGCCCATGCTGGACGGCACGCCACTGCAGGCCGACTTCTTCAAGGTAGTAGCTTGGCCATTCTATTCTTATTAGGTTTTTGTAGGTGCCCGTGATGAGACTGGTTTTTCACTTCTTTtcgatgttttttgttttttgtagatCTGCCAGTCGCTTGTTTGTTCAAGGCTTCTTATTCACTTTGATGCCAGGGGACTTGTTCAACATGGCTTTCACTTACTTTTCTTGTCCACATTTAGAGCATCTTTTTCCTAAAGTAATGTTTTATCAGGTCATAAGCGTTGTGTCTGGATTTGTGTtctgatatgtgaccctccaccacgaaatgagtcgcatgtcacctcgcgcggttctccgctaggcataatataagtccggggggtgtctagtaacagtgtgagggtcaccatagtcacaggcatataactcgaaaagtgttcattcttttttaaaacggttttcaccactggatagagaataaaaacctctttaagaaaatgtaaaaatatgaaaatcatgaaaaggtgacatgcgactcattccgtggtggagggtcacatattactGCTGCTCATATATTTGAAGCGCTCACTTctgcttgtttttattttcaaggTGGCGTGCGTCTCGGCTAGCGGCAAGAAGTACATGAACATACACTCCGGGGTGGCTTGGAACCCTGCAGTTCACGAGCGCCTGCGGAGATACTACGAAGGTCTGGCTGAGGGTACTCTGGGGATGACGCCTTCAGAGCGGACGGGTCCTTCACAAGCAGCAGAGCCGTTAGGTGAGGGTGATGGTGATGGCGTCTCTCATCCATCATCGCCCTCCGCGCCTCAAGGACTCAACCTCAGCGTCTTCATGTTCGGCTTTGACTCGCTCTCCAGAATGGCGTGGACACGCCTGCTGCCCAAGACACGGCGCTATTTCCTCGGCGAGCTTGGGGGCGTGGAGATGGGGGGCTACAACATCGTGGGGGACGGCACCCCCGCCGCCCTCCTGCCCATCCTGACAGGGAAGCTGGAAGAGGAGCTTCCCGAGGCCAGGCGAGGTTTCCAGGGAGCCACCCCCGTGGACAACCACCCGTGGGTGTGGCGCGACTTCGCCAGGCGTGGCTACGTTACGGCGCACGCGGAGGACATGCCGCACGTGGGCACGTTCCAGCTGAGGATGCTGGGGTTCAAAGAGCAGCCCACGGACCACCACATGCGGACCTTCTACCTGGCTGCGGACAGGATGTACAGCCATAACCCCCCTCTCTGCCTCGGCTCTACGCCCCGACACGTCAATTTCATGCACTGGTTCAGGGACCTGTTCGACATGTATCGGCCCTACCCCAAGTTCTTCTTCGGCTTTCACTCCGAGATGAGCCACGACTACAACAACAAGGTGCAGGCGCTGGACGACGACCTCGTTGCCTTCCTCACAGACCTGGAGCAGCGCGGACACCTCAACTCCACCCTGCTCGTCCTCATGGCAGACCACGGCGCGCGCTACGACTACATCCGGGCCACTGCTCAGGGCAAGCTAGAAGAGCGCATGCCTTACTTCTCCTTCCGCTTCCCGCCGTGGTTCCGCGAAAAGCACCCCGACATCGTGCGAAACATGGAGATCAATTCGAAGCGGCTGACGACGCCTTTTGATGTGCACGAAACCTTCATGGAGGTGTTGAACTACACAGGGTCCGGCATGGCTGACCTCAGCAAGAGGGGGGTCAGCCTGTTCAAGGAGATCCCCAAGGAACGCACGTGCAGCCAAGCCCACGTGACGCCTCACTGGTGCGCGTGCTTGGAGTGGCAGCGAGTGAACCAGACCGAGCCGCTCGTGCTGCAGGCCGTACAGACAGCGATAGACACCATCAACGGCTACACGCTCACCCAGCGAACACAGTGTACAGCTCTGTCGTTGCTGGAAGTGACTCGAAGTGCACGCTATGTGCCCAACTCTCACGACCGTTCGAGGGAGGAGGTGGTGTTAAAATACAAGCATTCCAACCGTCCGGACAGCCCGGGCGAAACCCCTGCTCCCCCGCCCACCGTAGAACTTTACCAAGTGTCTTTCAAAACGAGtccgggtcaaggtcactttgaggTCACCTGCTCTCGTGACCTGGCATCCGGGATTTTTAGCGTGGCTGGGAGCGACATTAGCCGGATCAACAAGTACGGTTCTCAGGCTAGCTGTATACAAGAGTCGTTTCCTCACTTACGTCCCTACTGTTACTGTAAGGCGTGATTGAATGCATGTGTGATATTGTGTAATAGTGGGTCTTGTACGTTCCTACTGTTACTGTAAGGCGTGATTGAATGCATGTGTGATATTGTGTAATAGTGGGTCTTGTACGTCCCTACTGTTACTGTAAGGCGTGATTGAATGCATGTGTGATATTGTGTAATAGTGGGTCTTGTACGTTCCTACTGTTACTGTAAGGCGTGATTGAATGCATGTGTGATATTGTGTAATAGTGGGTCTTGTACGTTCCTACTGTTACTGTAAGGCGTGATTGAATGCATGTGTGATATTGTGTAATAGTGGGTCTTGTACGTCCCTACTGTTAATGTAAGGCGTGATTGGATGCATGTGTGATATTGTGTAATAGTGGGTCTTGTACGTTCCTATCGTTACTGTAAGGCGTGATTGGATGCATGTTTCCAGTTATGTAATGCAGTGTCTTGTAAGTCTCTACAGTTAAAGTGTTATTGGGTGTATGTTttgatgttaaaggcacagtaagcctcccgtaaaccatcacagagctccccgagcgtctaaatacagtacaagcatacttccatttgaacgctcaccgaacgggaacatcctggctgctttctgtcgagcgtgagacattttccaagaatttattttcgtagacttgttccgttaacaacaacggcgcctcgtttttgcgctagacctcacttttaaaatctaaataataaattgacagcttgttacacaaacattctttaatcataaaagaattcgtttttcatcaagacaagatcagaacaattcgaagttgtgaaagtttaaaaaaagaaaagcccggaagcagggtcacgcaagggtcgtagcagacgacggtttatcagtgcaaatcgccgttcctctcaacagtcaaaagccatcgctagagttcttgtgaaccacagccgttgtttcgtgcataaaaaacgtgctattgtagataagctcacgtcgagtcgcattcaaatgactaactgacgactgcattgtgaaaagggaaaactggatcacacgggttcacgatggctcaggggtaagataaaccacgcaaaaataaattctttgaaaattgttctctctttacggagggcacctaggatgttctcaattggtgagtgtttaaatgaaagggtgtttgtactgtgtgtaaaagcctgaccgtatctgtgatggtttacgggaggcttactgtgcctttaatgaacGTGTGACTTTTTAGTCTCTACTGTTACTTTAAGGCGTGACCTGGGTGCATCAAAAGTGAACACACTTTGAACACAATTTTGTCACAATTGAGTcgtgaacactttgtgacactGTACATAGTTCTGCTGGCAAACGTAGCACACATACTGTTCAGTAGTGTTGTGAACACTATACGTGTTTATTATGCGTGCCTCGGCCGCCAGTACAACTATGTAAGCTTActatgtcacaaagtgttcaacACTTGTTACAGGAATGTGTTCGAAATGTGTTCATTTCTGATTGGATGTTATGTAATGTTGTGGCTTTTACGTCCCTGCTGTTACCGTAGATTGTCATTGGGTGCGTGACTGATATTGTTTAATGTTATTTTTGTTAGGATGTACAATAACATTAGGTGAAGTAATTGTCAGATTATATCTTCAGCATGCAGGTGCTTACGAAATACCCTTATCTTTTAAGCAGACTCAAACATTAACTTTCAGGATTAAAAGCTATACAATTTATAGTGTGATACATATTTCTAAGATCGTACACGCAAATGTTTACGCCTTTACGGGACGTGAATTCCAAGCAATTTCTTAGCCCTTTGAAAATTTAAGGGTTTGGCTTCTTATCGTTTAAATGATGTCCATTATGTGTGATATAAAACGGGTTTAAGATGATAACACCTTTGCGACAGAGGTACATACATACTACTTAATAGACACTATGTTTTACCAGGTATTATTATCATTCGTTCAGTTATTGTATACTGTATGTGATACAGTGTTTATTGACTAATCAACAACGGCTGTGAGATATTTCCCGAGTACTTGCACTATTCACGAATGGGGACTCATCAGAATTCAGTATTTTGTTCTGAAGTAATATTGGGCACTGTGTGATTGGTTTTCTGGTCTGAGAGTATTGTAATAATGATGTTATGCAGGATGATTCTCAGATAACATCACTTGCAATGAAATAgcgagactgtgtgtgtgtgtgtgtgtgtgtgtgtgtgtgtgtgtgtgtgtgtgtgtgtgtgtgtgtgcgtgcgtgtatgtgtgagtttgtgtgtgagtgtctgtttctctctctgtgtgtgtgtgtgtgtgtgtgtgtgtgtgcgtgcgtgtgtgtgtgtgtgtgtgtgtgtgtgtgtgcgtgtgtgtgtgtgtaagtgcgtgcgtgtgtgtgtgtgtccgtgtgtgtgtatgtgtgtgtgtgtgtgcgtgtgtgtgtgtgtaagtgcgtgcgtgtgtgtgtgtgtccggacAGCGTATTATTGTGGTACGTAGTTGTCAGCGAACTGTATCCAGTGCCTACACGTGACGTCGTCTTCGTTTCTGTGATTCTCCAGGGATGATTGAGAACTAAAGTGAGAATCGGCGACCTTTTACATTCCTTCTTGTGTAAATGGCCATGTAAGTAGACGATATCTTAAAGGCACTGTACCTCCCGTGTGGACGAGtcagctcaccatctcacaTTATGGCCACCCGTTTACATGGAAGAAGGCCATCCTTTGCATACCAAAAAGCAAGTCTTTGTTGCTTCTTTTTGTTCTACACGTGTTTAATTCCTTTTGGTACATGTATAACCTGGCAATAACATCAGACATACAAGACTAGGCTATATGCATcttcaacaaaaaacaaaaataacaacgggAAAGCACAATTAAACGTACAATCGCATAGCCCATATTCAATACATTTCTAAATTATGTGAACATACTCTTCGtcgttaccccccgcgggttagggggaagaatttacccgatgctccccagcatgtcgtaagaggcgactaacggattctgtttctccttttacccttgtcaagtgtttcttatatagaatatagtcaatgtttgtaaagattttagtcaagcagtatgtaagaaatgttaagtcctttgtactggaaacttgcattctcccagtaaggtcatatattgtactacgttgcaagcccctggagcatttttttgattagtgcttttgtgaacaagaaacaattaacaagtggctctatcccatcttcccccctttccccctttccccgtcgcgatataaccttcgtggttgaaaacgacgttaaacaccaaataaagaaagaaagaaatactcTTCGTCTCCTTTCTTATCTTTCTATTTGATTAAAAGCAACAATCTTGATTAACAGtgctgacgggcgctgtggcggggtggtaagacgtcggcctcttaatcggaagttCGAGGGTTCGATTTcctgccgcggccgcctggtgggttaagtgtggagatttgtccgatctcccaggtcaacgtatgtgcaacgtatgtacacgcaagcacaagaccaagtgcgcacggaaaagatcctgtaatccatgtcagagttcggtgggttattgaaacactaaaatacccagcatgcttcctccgaaagccgcgtatggctgcctaaatggcggggtataaACGGTTATgtatacacgtaaaattccactggtgtaaaaacacgagtgtacgtgggagtttcagcccacgaacgcagaagaagtctGAGCTGAATAGGTTTTGCTTGTTGGATTCATTTCTTAAAATCCATTAGTGTCAATATGCAAACTTCATCCACcggaagcagccaggatgttgaaTTCTGGGATgtctccaagtggagggatggtcttatcccatgttgaagacttgccagatctgagataATGAGCAGGGCTGTTCTCACTGGAAGGTCTGTGCATTTAATGTTCAATACAATTTGGACAGACACGTAAAAAACCCTATTTTCtggtatgtgtttgtttgtttgtttgtttgtttgtttgcttaacgcccagccgaccacgaagggtcatatcagggcggtgcagctttgacatataacgtgcgccacacacaagacagaagtcgcagcacaggcttcatgtctcacccagtcacattattctgacaccggaccaaccagtcctagcactaaccccataatgccagacgccaggcggagcagccactagattgccaattttaaagtcttagatatgacccggccggggttcgaacccacgacctcccgatcacggggcggacgccttaccactaggccaaccgtgccggtttctggTATGCTTTAGTCATCCGTTGAAGAGAGGCGAGTTTGTTAAAACGGAATTGGTAAATAAACCGCTGTTATTGTCACCCGTTGAAGAGAGGCGAGTTTGTTAAAACGGAATTGGTAAATAAACCGCTGTTATTGTCACCCGTTGAAGAGAGGCGAGTTTGTTAAAACGGAATTGGTAAATAAACCGCTGTTATTGTCACCCGTTGAAGAGAGGCGAGTTTGTTCAAATGGAATTGGTAAATAAACCGCTGTTATTGTCACCCATTGAAGAGAGGCGAGTTTGTTCAAATGGAATTAGTAAATAAACCGCTGTTATTGTCACCCATTGAAGAGGGGCGAGTTTGTTCAAATGGAATTGGTAAATAAACCGCTGTTATTGTCACCCATTGAAGAGAGGCGAATTTGTTAAAATGGAATTGGTAAATAAACCGCTGTTATTGTCACCCATTGAAGAGAGGCGAGTTTGTTAAAATGGAATTGGTAAATAAACCTTGTAATTGAATGATGCATGTTTCTTTTGTTGTGAACGTGGATAATTATGTTGGTTGGTTATCCCTTAAATTATTTGTGTTACACACGGTATTGCTTATGGTTGAAATGAAATAAAGCAAACAAATGACAGAACGTCCTTGACATGCATTAAATGTGGAGTCACCGTAACGTTCTTCATTGCATGTGTccatttctttgtttgtttgtcagtcggACTCGAACCTCGTCTGTGTAAACTTATCTGAACTCtttagcaaacacacacacacacacacacacacacacacacacacacacacacacacacacacacacacacacacacacacacacacacacacacacacacacacacacacacagattatgACCCTCGCAGAGTAAACCAAATCATTTTCTCCAAACCACTACAAAAATCCTCAGTACCGGGACGATATAGATTAATCATCTGTCAACGGCGTCCCATAAATGACATTATTTATCATGCCACTGGCAAAGATCCCCCGACACCTTGTTTTCATGAAGCACGGATTAATTCACAGATACCGATGACAGAGCGCTAGCTGCCTCCAGACGGATGAGAACTTTACACCAGACAGCAGAATGCCAAGAGTGTCAGGAGGATCCTAGAGACTGATATTAATTGGGTGAAGtctacttcgcgaagtctacttcttTAAGTTCGCTGAACGATgttttggcactgaatttacctcgtgcaatctattacgtcaaagcaaagaaacgtcactctgaaagtgtggcgtgacgtgttagttctaaacatTCATCgtgggtaattagcgagcgcatttttttttctata from Littorina saxatilis isolate snail1 linkage group LG13, US_GU_Lsax_2.0, whole genome shotgun sequence encodes:
- the LOC138945864 gene encoding uncharacterized protein gives rise to the protein MLKSRSRSPCRLLSRCLRRGNLGSILLAFSVLFALSWLLHAAHLLHVTRFVMHLQHPAQPDMDEFNLDRGIERAESERILSGQRCVHPVLNPDDPSIMQYYSKESPVDCSANMEDWVYVTNGTFRISRHARRLYGKITCEYAPLVRRDDFSARHAPHVKPMLDGTPLQADFFKVACVSASGKKYMNIHSGVAWNPAVHERLRRYYEGLAEGTLGMTPSERTGPSQAAEPLGEGDGDGVSHPSSPSAPQGLNLSVFMFGFDSLSRMAWTRLLPKTRRYFLGELGGVEMGGYNIVGDGTPAALLPILTGKLEEELPEARRGFQGATPVDNHPWVWRDFARRGYVTAHAEDMPHVGTFQLRMLGFKEQPTDHHMRTFYLAADRMYSHNPPLCLGSTPRHVNFMHWFRDLFDMYRPYPKFFFGFHSEMSHDYNNKVQALDDDLVAFLTDLEQRGHLNSTLLVLMADHGARYDYIRATAQGKLEERMPYFSFRFPPWFREKHPDIVRNMEINSKRLTTPFDVHETFMEVLNYTGSGMADLSKRGVSLFKEIPKERTCSQAHVTPHWCACLEWQRVNQTEPLVLQAVQTAIDTINGYTLTQRTQCTALSLLEVTRSARYVPNSHDRSREEVVLKYKHSNRPDSPGETPAPPPTVELYQVSFKTSPGQGHFEVTCSRDLASGIFSVAGSDISRINKYGSQASCIQESFPHLRPYCYCKA